In Picosynechococcus sp. PCC 7002, the following are encoded in one genomic region:
- the gyrB gene encoding DNA topoisomerase (ATP-hydrolyzing) subunit B: MTSNYSAQQIQVLEGLEPVRKRPGMYIGTTGPRGLHHLVYEVVDNSVDEALAGYCTEINVEINADGSVTVTDNGRGIPVDVHPSTGKSALETVMTVLHAGGKFGAGGYKVSGGLHGVGVSVVNALSEWVEVTVWRDETTYKQRYERGVPQGELTEAPAPQHLSGTSVCFLPDAKIFTETTVFDYNTLAGRLRELAYLNAGVRIVFTDHRSEKQASNTYFYEGGIKEYVAYMNREKSPLHEEIIYVTGEKNGVQLEVALQWCTDAYSDNLLGFANNIRTVDGGTHLEGLKSVLTRTMNTVARKRNKLKDNDSNLAGENIREGLTAVISVKVPDPEFEGQTKTKLGNSEVRGIVDSFVGEVLTEYFEFNLNVVDAILEKAIQAFKAAEAARRARELVRRKSVLESSLLPGKLADCSERDPAKTEIYLVEGDSAGGSAKQGRDRAFQAILPLRGKILNIEKTDDAKIYKNNEIQSLITALGLGIKGEEFNPEKLRYHRVVIMTDADVDGAHIRTLLLTFFYRYQRELVDQGYIYIACPPLYKLERGKNHAYCYSDRELQDQISQLPDNAKYNIQRFKGLGEMMPQQLWDTTMNPESRTLKRVEIEDAAEADRIFTVLMGDRVAPRREFIEMNAPKLNMDDLDI, from the coding sequence ATGACCAGTAATTACAGTGCCCAGCAGATCCAGGTTCTCGAAGGATTAGAACCTGTCCGCAAACGTCCCGGAATGTACATCGGCACCACTGGTCCCCGTGGCTTACATCACCTCGTTTATGAAGTGGTTGATAACTCCGTCGATGAAGCCCTCGCCGGATACTGCACAGAAATTAACGTTGAAATTAATGCCGATGGCTCCGTCACCGTCACTGATAATGGCCGCGGCATTCCCGTTGATGTGCACCCCAGTACCGGAAAATCAGCCCTCGAAACCGTGATGACCGTGCTCCACGCAGGCGGAAAATTTGGCGCAGGTGGCTATAAAGTCTCCGGTGGTCTGCACGGGGTGGGCGTTTCTGTGGTTAATGCCCTCTCCGAATGGGTCGAAGTTACCGTGTGGCGCGACGAAACCACCTACAAACAACGGTACGAACGGGGCGTCCCCCAAGGCGAACTCACCGAAGCCCCGGCCCCCCAGCATTTATCGGGAACGTCCGTTTGTTTTTTGCCCGATGCGAAAATTTTCACTGAAACTACTGTTTTTGATTACAATACCCTCGCCGGACGCCTGCGGGAACTGGCATATCTAAATGCTGGCGTCAGAATCGTCTTTACGGATCATCGCTCCGAAAAACAGGCCAGTAATACTTATTTTTATGAAGGAGGCATCAAAGAATATGTCGCCTACATGAACCGCGAAAAATCGCCCCTCCATGAAGAAATCATTTATGTCACCGGGGAAAAGAACGGTGTCCAGCTAGAAGTAGCCTTGCAATGGTGTACCGATGCTTATAGCGATAACCTGCTGGGTTTTGCCAACAATATTCGCACCGTTGACGGCGGGACACACCTTGAAGGCTTAAAAAGTGTCCTCACCCGGACGATGAATACCGTTGCCCGCAAACGCAATAAGCTCAAGGATAATGATTCAAATTTGGCGGGTGAAAATATTCGTGAAGGCTTAACCGCGGTAATTTCGGTGAAGGTGCCCGATCCAGAATTTGAAGGGCAGACGAAAACGAAGCTCGGCAACTCCGAAGTGCGGGGGATTGTTGATTCCTTTGTGGGCGAGGTGTTAACGGAATATTTTGAATTTAATTTAAATGTTGTTGATGCGATTTTAGAAAAGGCAATCCAAGCCTTTAAGGCAGCAGAAGCAGCACGGCGGGCGCGGGAATTGGTGCGCCGTAAATCCGTTTTAGAGTCTTCTTTGCTCCCCGGTAAATTAGCCGATTGTAGTGAACGAGATCCGGCGAAGACAGAAATTTATTTAGTGGAAGGAGATTCTGCGGGCGGTAGTGCGAAACAGGGCCGCGATCGCGCCTTCCAAGCGATTTTGCCGTTGCGGGGAAAAATCCTCAATATTGAGAAAACCGACGACGCCAAAATCTATAAAAATAATGAAATTCAGTCTCTGATCACGGCATTGGGCTTAGGGATTAAAGGGGAGGAATTTAACCCGGAAAAACTCCGTTACCATCGGGTGGTGATCATGACCGACGCGGACGTGGATGGAGCGCACATTCGGACACTCCTATTAACCTTCTTCTATCGGTATCAGCGGGAATTGGTTGATCAGGGTTACATTTATATTGCCTGCCCGCCCCTCTATAAGCTGGAACGGGGTAAAAATCACGCCTACTGTTACAGCGATCGCGAACTGCAAGATCAAATTAGCCAGCTTCCTGATAACGCGAAATATAATATCCAACGTTTTAAGGGTCTGGGGGAAATGATGCCCCAACAGCTCTGGGACACCACGATGAACCCAGAAAGTCGTACCCTCAAACGCGTTGAAATTGAGGATGCGGCGGAAGCGGATCGAATCTTTACGGTATTGATGGGCGATCGCGTTGCCCCTCGGCGGGAGTTTATCGAGATGAATGCCCCCAAGCTGAATATGGACGATCTCGATATTTAA
- the sat gene encoding sulfate adenylyltransferase — MSTPSGLIAPHGGQLINRIASDAEKQEFLAQGDRLPRITLDARAQSDLEMIAIGGFSPLKGFMEQKDYELVVEEMHLSNGLPWSVPVTLSVSEEIADPLKEGNWVRLDDANGRFIGVLELTEKYHYNKAHEAINVYRTDEEKHPGVKVVYEQGAVNLAGPVWLLERDDHPLFPKYQIDPAASRAAFQERGWKTVVGFQTRNPIHRAHEYIIKCALETVDGLFLHPLVGATKSDDIPADVRMRCYEIMLENYFPQERVILAINPSAMRYAGPREAIFHALIRKNYGCTHFIVGRDHAGVGDYYGTYDAQKIFDEFDPQALGITPMKFEHAFFCKKTEQMATSKTSPSGPEDRIHLSGTKVREMLRRGELPPPQFSRPLVAAELAKAMHD; from the coding sequence ATGAGTACCCCATCCGGTCTAATTGCGCCCCACGGTGGCCAATTAATTAACCGCATCGCCTCCGACGCCGAGAAGCAAGAATTCCTCGCCCAAGGCGATCGCCTCCCCCGCATCACCCTCGATGCCCGCGCCCAATCCGACCTCGAAATGATTGCCATCGGTGGCTTCAGTCCCCTCAAGGGTTTTATGGAGCAAAAAGACTACGAACTCGTAGTTGAAGAAATGCACCTCAGCAATGGCCTGCCCTGGTCTGTGCCTGTCACCCTCTCCGTTTCCGAAGAAATTGCTGATCCCCTCAAAGAAGGCAATTGGGTACGCCTTGATGATGCCAACGGTCGCTTTATCGGTGTCCTCGAACTGACCGAAAAATACCACTACAATAAAGCCCACGAAGCGATCAACGTCTACCGCACCGATGAAGAAAAACACCCCGGTGTCAAAGTGGTCTACGAACAGGGTGCCGTAAATCTCGCTGGCCCCGTCTGGTTACTCGAACGGGATGATCACCCCCTTTTCCCCAAATATCAAATTGATCCCGCCGCTTCCCGGGCCGCTTTCCAAGAGCGCGGCTGGAAAACCGTGGTTGGCTTCCAAACCCGGAACCCGATCCACCGTGCCCACGAATACATCATTAAATGTGCCCTCGAAACCGTCGATGGTTTATTCCTCCATCCCCTCGTTGGCGCAACCAAGAGCGATGATATCCCGGCTGATGTGCGGATGCGTTGCTACGAAATCATGCTGGAAAACTATTTCCCCCAAGAGCGCGTAATTTTAGCGATTAATCCTTCAGCAATGCGTTACGCTGGCCCCCGTGAAGCGATTTTCCACGCCCTGATCCGGAAGAATTACGGCTGTACCCACTTCATCGTTGGTCGTGACCATGCGGGTGTCGGTGATTACTATGGCACCTACGATGCTCAAAAGATCTTTGATGAGTTTGATCCCCAAGCCCTTGGCATCACCCCGATGAAATTTGAACACGCCTTCTTCTGTAAGAAAACAGAACAGATGGCGACCTCGAAAACCAGTCCCAGTGGCCCCGAAGATCGGATCCACCTCTCTGGCACGAAGGTTCGGGAAATGCTCCGCCGTGGGGAATTACCACCGCCACAGTTCTCTCGTCCCCTCGTTGCGGCTGAACTCGCGAAAGCAATGCACGATTAA
- the dnaG gene encoding DNA primase, protein MAYPSIHPETIEEIRAKVDIAEVVSDYVVLKKRGKDLLGLCPFHDEKTPSFTVSPTKQFYHCFGCGAGGNAIKFLMEINKSPFAQVVLDLAQRYQVPVKTLEPEQHQEIQRELSLKEQLYEIVAIANDFYQYSLRQPEGQTALAYVREQRRLTEATIQNFGLGYAPGGWDTLYHYLVEQKRYPIDLVEKAGLIKPRQSGNGHYDQFRDRLMIPIYDVQGRAIAFGSRTLTNEEPKYLNSPETPLFDKSRTLFALDQAKGAIAKQDAAVVVEGYFDAIALHAAGFENAVASLGTAFTQGQIKQLLRYTDSKQIIFNFDADKAGIKATQRTLTEIGPLIYSGQAQVRILNLPGGKDADEFLQTDQGPAQYQTALTTAPLWLDWQLEQILLGQDVTQADQFQGVIKQMIRLIAKIDHPSFRSHYIAKASELINHEDSHYKKQLEATLLTQVNRFRKAQARNPTATPEVQPEAIAISSQTIALAQAEELLLRIYLHSPAQRHPIEARLAEKEVMFSLSHHRWLWQQILETPLEIKQNHVHNQLLGRMLDILTHHPERMHSLGSLLYLTETTEIDVRRATLNIHAAIATLEHVNWTQHRRYCQEKWQGLDPQHPDFAYYLREFEQADRKLKAIAQERQFSHLEILHYET, encoded by the coding sequence ATGGCCTACCCCTCGATTCATCCTGAAACCATCGAAGAAATTCGCGCCAAGGTTGATATTGCGGAGGTGGTATCTGATTATGTGGTGCTTAAAAAGCGGGGCAAGGATTTACTGGGGCTTTGTCCATTCCATGATGAGAAGACCCCCAGTTTTACGGTGAGTCCGACGAAGCAGTTCTATCACTGTTTTGGCTGTGGGGCAGGGGGCAATGCGATCAAGTTTTTGATGGAAATCAATAAGTCTCCCTTTGCCCAGGTGGTGCTGGACTTGGCCCAACGGTATCAAGTCCCGGTCAAAACCCTCGAACCAGAACAGCACCAAGAGATCCAGCGGGAACTGTCCCTCAAGGAGCAGCTCTACGAAATTGTGGCGATCGCCAATGATTTTTATCAATACTCCCTGCGGCAACCGGAAGGGCAAACGGCCTTAGCTTATGTCCGCGAGCAACGGCGATTAACGGAAGCAACGATTCAAAACTTCGGCCTGGGCTATGCGCCGGGGGGCTGGGATACCCTCTACCACTACCTTGTGGAACAAAAGCGCTATCCCATCGATTTGGTCGAAAAAGCAGGCTTAATTAAACCACGCCAGTCGGGGAACGGCCATTATGATCAGTTCCGCGATCGCCTGATGATCCCGATCTACGATGTCCAGGGTCGGGCGATCGCCTTTGGTAGCCGTACCCTCACGAACGAAGAACCAAAATACCTCAACTCCCCAGAAACGCCCTTATTTGACAAGAGCCGGACTTTATTTGCCCTCGACCAAGCAAAGGGGGCGATCGCCAAACAGGATGCTGCCGTGGTCGTCGAAGGCTATTTCGATGCGATCGCCCTCCACGCAGCGGGTTTTGAAAATGCGGTGGCTTCCCTCGGCACTGCCTTTACCCAGGGGCAGATTAAACAACTGCTGCGCTACACCGATTCCAAGCAAATTATTTTTAACTTTGACGCAGATAAGGCGGGGATCAAAGCCACCCAACGTACCCTCACCGAAATTGGACCCCTAATTTACAGTGGCCAGGCCCAGGTGCGGATCCTCAATCTCCCTGGGGGGAAGGATGCGGACGAGTTTTTGCAAACAGACCAAGGCCCGGCGCAGTATCAAACGGCCCTTACAACGGCGCCCCTCTGGCTCGATTGGCAACTGGAGCAAATTTTGCTGGGCCAAGACGTCACCCAAGCCGACCAATTCCAAGGGGTGATTAAACAAATGATTCGCCTGATCGCCAAAATTGATCATCCGAGTTTTCGGAGCCACTACATCGCTAAAGCCAGTGAACTCATCAATCACGAAGATTCCCACTACAAAAAACAATTGGAAGCGACCCTCCTGACCCAGGTAAACCGTTTCCGCAAAGCCCAAGCCCGGAATCCGACGGCGACCCCGGAGGTGCAACCAGAGGCGATCGCCATTTCCTCCCAAACCATTGCCCTCGCCCAGGCCGAAGAATTGCTGCTACGGATCTATCTCCATAGTCCAGCCCAGCGTCACCCCATCGAAGCACGCCTCGCCGAAAAGGAAGTGATGTTTAGCCTGTCCCACCACCGTTGGCTCTGGCAACAAATCCTTGAAACCCCCTTAGAAATTAAGCAAAACCATGTCCATAATCAATTATTGGGCCGGATGCTCGATATTTTGACCCACCACCCCGAACGGATGCATAGCCTCGGTTCTTTGCTCTACCTCACCGAAACCACTGAAATCGATGTGCGTCGGGCCACCTTAAATATCCATGCGGCGATCGCCACCCTCGAACACGTCAACTGGACTCAGCATCGCCGTTATTGTCAAGAGAAATGGCAAGGTCTCGATCCCCAGCACCCAGATTTTGCCTATTATCTACGGGAATTTGAACAGGCCGACCGTAAACTGAAGGCGATCGCCCAGGAACGGCAATTTTCCCACCTGGAGATCCTCCACTACGAAACATAA
- a CDS encoding permease, which translates to MEQFFWNLGVVMVALQQWFTLMIAQWLILWPWLFVGVCLSTVALIFTPRPWWEKVLPQSAWLQLLAGLGLGFILPVGQVGGLPLLRRLLWQSGSSAGAIAFWLGTVSLSPFVLAKFWQQLPGRGGLVLFYGSLSLGILLLIASIFVGARQQRSYQQGDLDTFLYPAIARPSSHRIPNTQPETLAPPSKLTILPTSRRFRSLMASQNLMQELLEWSVWLLIACGVMACGQVLFPLETLLSHGMTGLFGAGILYAVQPTQMAAIADLILGNNSPGVALGFLLTGTFFNGITLILLINVVRWRAYFYLSLLLGLTLLALDLWLNFYVF; encoded by the coding sequence ATGGAGCAATTTTTCTGGAATTTAGGTGTGGTAATGGTCGCTTTGCAACAGTGGTTTACCCTGATGATCGCCCAATGGCTGATCCTTTGGCCCTGGCTTTTTGTGGGGGTATGTCTCTCGACGGTGGCTTTAATTTTTACGCCCCGTCCCTGGTGGGAAAAAGTTCTTCCCCAAAGCGCCTGGTTACAATTACTGGCTGGTCTTGGCCTCGGCTTTATCCTACCTGTGGGTCAAGTGGGTGGGCTGCCCCTCCTGCGACGGCTCCTATGGCAATCCGGCTCCTCGGCGGGGGCGATCGCCTTTTGGTTGGGGACTGTTTCCCTGAGTCCCTTTGTGCTCGCTAAATTCTGGCAGCAGCTACCTGGTCGGGGAGGACTTGTGTTGTTCTATGGCAGCCTGAGCCTAGGGATTTTGCTTTTAATTGCCAGTATTTTTGTGGGGGCGCGTCAACAGCGCAGTTACCAACAGGGAGATCTAGACACTTTTTTGTATCCGGCGATCGCCCGTCCCAGTTCCCACCGCATTCCCAATACCCAACCAGAAACCCTGGCGCCACCGAGTAAATTAACCATTCTGCCCACTTCTCGCCGATTTCGATCCCTCATGGCGAGCCAAAACCTTATGCAAGAACTGCTGGAATGGTCGGTTTGGCTCCTGATCGCCTGTGGTGTGATGGCTTGTGGCCAAGTCCTTTTCCCCCTAGAAACATTACTCAGCCACGGTATGACGGGTCTATTTGGCGCGGGGATCTTGTACGCTGTTCAACCGACACAAATGGCGGCGATCGCCGATCTGATCTTGGGGAATAATAGCCCTGGTGTTGCCCTTGGCTTTCTCCTGACTGGGACTTTCTTCAATGGCATCACCCTAATTTTGTTGATTAATGTTGTCCGCTGGCGGGCCTATTTTTATCTCAGTCTGCTTTTGGGGTTGACCCTCCTGGCCCTGGATCTATGGCTGAATTTTTATGTTTTTTAA
- a CDS encoding photosystem II protein Y codes for MDWRVVVVLAPVIIAGSWAIFNIAAAALNQLRNMQTKK; via the coding sequence ATGGATTGGCGAGTTGTTGTTGTTTTAGCTCCCGTAATCATCGCTGGCTCTTGGGCAATCTTTAACATTGCTGCGGCTGCCCTGAACCAACTCCGCAATATGCAAACGAAGAAATAA
- the trpC gene encoding indole-3-glycerol phosphate synthase TrpC: MQIRRLHPSRPVNVSILQYQVAVPDAKPQHILEEIVWHKEKEVEQLRDKVSLLELRQRVTTVPPAKDFLGALVHGKTQPALIAEVKKASPSKGVIREDFDPVAIAKSYAAGGASCLSVLTDNKFFQGSFENLSLVRDAVDLPLLCKEFIIYPYQIFKARSHGADAVLLIAAILSDQDLAYFVKIIRSLGMTALVEVHTLAELDRVLAIEGVSLVGINNRNLEDFSVDLETTTILLESRRAELQAKGVRVVSESGLHTPLDLQFVKEAGAKAVLIGESLVKQLDPGKAIADLFQF; encoded by the coding sequence GTGCAAATCCGTCGTCTCCACCCCAGCCGTCCCGTTAACGTCAGCATCTTGCAGTACCAAGTGGCGGTGCCCGATGCCAAACCCCAGCATATCCTGGAAGAAATTGTTTGGCATAAAGAAAAAGAAGTGGAGCAACTACGCGATAAGGTTTCTCTGCTAGAGCTACGTCAGCGGGTCACAACGGTGCCGCCTGCAAAAGATTTTCTGGGGGCCTTAGTCCATGGGAAGACCCAGCCAGCCCTCATCGCTGAAGTAAAAAAAGCCTCGCCTAGTAAGGGGGTAATTCGGGAAGATTTTGACCCTGTGGCGATCGCCAAAAGTTATGCCGCCGGGGGAGCCAGTTGCCTCTCAGTCCTCACCGATAACAAGTTTTTCCAGGGCAGCTTCGAAAACCTGAGCCTCGTGCGCGATGCGGTGGATCTGCCCCTGCTCTGCAAAGAATTTATTATTTATCCCTATCAAATCTTTAAGGCCCGCAGCCATGGTGCCGATGCGGTTCTTTTGATCGCCGCGATCCTCAGTGACCAAGACCTCGCCTATTTCGTCAAAATTATCCGCAGCTTAGGGATGACCGCCCTGGTGGAAGTCCATACCCTCGCGGAACTTGATCGCGTCCTCGCCATTGAGGGGGTGAGCCTCGTGGGGATTAATAACCGTAACCTCGAAGATTTTTCCGTCGATTTGGAAACAACCACCATATTGCTGGAAAGTCGTCGCGCCGAACTCCAGGCTAAGGGTGTCCGCGTTGTCAGCGAGTCAGGCTTGCATACGCCCCTGGATCTCCAGTTTGTCAAAGAAGCCGGAGCAAAGGCAGTGTTAATCGGCGAATCTCTCGTGAAACAGCTGGATCCTGGGAAGGCGATCGCCGACTTATTTCAGTTTTAG
- a CDS encoding B12-binding domain-containing radical SAM protein, with product MFDQERLLFDPVTPTANAIPLIFAFPNTYTVGITSLGYQLVWAKFSQRPDVDVRRLFTDLEEKLPSQPEIVGFSFSWELDYTNLFSLLEKLKIPLRAAERDEQHPLVFGGGSVLSANPEPFADFFDVILLGDGENLLDEFIDQYQGMRQGDRQTKLRHLAQTPGIYVPSLYEVTYQEPTGAIETIRPKYPDIPESVEKQTYRGNTLSASTVVTEQAAWENIYMVEVVRSCPEMCRFCLASYVTLPFRTANLEQSLIPAIERGLKVTDRLGLLGASVTQHPEFEQLLDYLSQPQYADVRLSIASVRTNTVTEKLARTLAARDTRSITIAVESGSERLREIVNKKLTNDEIITAAINAKAGGLKGIKFYGMVGIPGEEMADVEATVAMMQAVKKAAPGLRLTLGCSTFVPKAHTPFQWFGVNPAAKKRLQFLQKHLRSQGIEFRPESYNWSVIQGLLSRGDRRLSSLLELTRDYGDTLGSYKRAFKELKGKIPPLDFYVHQDWATTQVLPWQHLNTAIPKVTIKKHLATAGVPLQV from the coding sequence TTGTTTGACCAAGAACGCCTCCTTTTTGATCCTGTAACACCGACGGCCAACGCGATCCCTTTGATTTTTGCCTTTCCGAATACCTACACCGTGGGGATTACGAGCTTGGGCTACCAATTGGTGTGGGCAAAATTTAGCCAACGGCCCGATGTGGATGTGCGTCGTTTATTCACAGATTTAGAGGAAAAACTGCCGTCTCAGCCAGAAATTGTCGGCTTTTCTTTTTCTTGGGAACTGGATTATACAAATCTCTTTAGCTTGTTAGAAAAACTAAAAATTCCGCTGCGGGCAGCCGAGCGTGACGAACAGCATCCCCTTGTGTTTGGGGGTGGGTCGGTATTGAGTGCCAACCCTGAACCCTTTGCGGACTTTTTTGACGTGATCCTCCTGGGAGACGGGGAAAATCTCCTGGATGAATTTATCGATCAATACCAAGGAATGCGCCAAGGCGATCGCCAAACCAAATTACGCCACCTCGCCCAAACGCCGGGGATCTATGTGCCCAGTCTGTACGAAGTAACCTACCAGGAGCCAACGGGGGCCATTGAAACCATTCGTCCCAAATATCCTGATATTCCTGAAAGTGTTGAAAAACAAACTTACCGGGGGAATACCCTCTCGGCCTCGACGGTGGTCACAGAACAAGCCGCCTGGGAAAATATCTACATGGTAGAAGTGGTGCGCAGTTGCCCGGAAATGTGCCGCTTTTGCCTCGCCAGCTATGTCACCTTGCCTTTTCGGACGGCTAATTTAGAGCAGTCCTTGATCCCGGCCATTGAGCGGGGCCTTAAAGTTACGGATCGCCTTGGTTTGCTCGGGGCTTCTGTGACCCAACACCCGGAATTTGAGCAACTATTAGATTATCTTTCCCAACCCCAATATGCCGATGTGCGCCTGAGTATTGCCTCGGTACGGACAAACACCGTCACGGAAAAACTAGCCCGGACTCTTGCGGCACGGGATACCCGTTCGATCACAATCGCCGTAGAAAGTGGTTCGGAACGGCTCCGGGAGATTGTCAATAAAAAGCTCACCAACGACGAAATTATTACCGCAGCAATAAACGCAAAAGCGGGCGGCCTCAAGGGGATTAAATTCTATGGCATGGTGGGCATTCCTGGGGAAGAAATGGCGGATGTGGAAGCAACCGTCGCAATGATGCAGGCTGTGAAAAAAGCGGCCCCAGGCTTGCGTTTAACCCTCGGTTGCAGCACTTTTGTTCCCAAGGCCCATACGCCTTTCCAGTGGTTTGGAGTAAACCCAGCGGCCAAAAAACGGCTGCAATTCCTCCAAAAGCATCTCCGCTCCCAGGGGATAGAGTTCCGGCCCGAAAGCTATAACTGGTCTGTGATTCAGGGGTTGCTTTCCAGAGGCGATCGCCGTCTCTCTAGCCTTTTAGAATTAACCAGGGATTACGGTGATACCCTCGGCAGCTACAAGCGGGCCTTTAAGGAACTGAAAGGCAAAATTCCCCCCCTAGATTTCTATGTGCATCAGGATTGGGCGACAACTCAGGTCTTACCCTGGCAGCATTTGAATACGGCGATCCCCAAGGTCACCATCAAAAAACACCTGGCAACGGCGGGAGTGCCCCTCCAGGTTTAG
- a CDS encoding ribonucleoside-diphosphate reductase subunit alpha, whose product MDLRQDTALSRSTPSATATYSASRAVTPTKPQTYVIKRSGKRAPLDVTRIRNVVQWACQDLEANTIELEAGLKTRLKDGVTTREIQENLIQCALEMCSPEEPDWRYVAGRLHIWSLWKDTLVARGYQYGQYPQLVADKVAAKAYDERLLQYSAAELEIANGWINPDWDMDYDYAGAVLLTKRYLLDDELPQEAFLTCALLLALPEKPENRLKWAKKFYEAIAQRQISLATPILANLRIPNGSLSSCFIIGMEDNLESIFREITNAARISKNGGGVGCNVSRIRATGSRVMGKANASGGVIPWIKLLNDTAIAVNQGGRRAGAITVSLDVWHLDVPEFLEMQTENGDQRRKAYDVFPQLVVTDEFMRRVQHKEAWTLVDPYEVKENLGIDLAALWGEKFDAAYRQIEASLDQDIKLYKKVDARHLFKEIMRSQIETGMPYIAFKDTINRANPNQHEGYIPGVNLCVESFSNVVPGQLAHTCNLDSLNLANIEADELADACEVAVRILDNTIEITNTPFEDSSIHNQRYRTIGVGAMGLADWLAKNKLSYKNIEAIDRLFEDIGYYCTRTSVNLAQERGAYPGFPGSEWSKGHLIGAKPITWYRENAHAVDRWERLSEDVRKYGIRNSHITAIAPNTSSSLVQGCSASILPTYSKFFYDKWAKGTVPIAPPFIGKSFWFYQENKSMDQRLVVKAVATMQKWIDTGISMELIFNLNQGIYFPNEPERALKAKDIFEILMLAWAEGCKAIYYIRTVQKDDFKEGSEGCVACAN is encoded by the coding sequence ATGGATCTCCGTCAAGATACTGCCCTCTCCAGAAGCACCCCCAGCGCTACGGCTACCTACTCTGCTTCCAGGGCGGTAACACCGACGAAACCCCAGACCTATGTGATCAAACGGAGTGGCAAACGGGCTCCCCTCGATGTCACCAGAATTCGCAACGTGGTGCAGTGGGCCTGTCAAGATTTAGAAGCCAACACCATCGAACTGGAAGCCGGTCTAAAAACACGCCTCAAAGATGGGGTTACCACCCGCGAAATTCAAGAAAATTTAATTCAATGTGCCCTGGAGATGTGCAGTCCCGAAGAACCGGACTGGCGTTATGTGGCTGGGCGTCTCCACATCTGGAGCCTCTGGAAAGATACCCTCGTGGCGCGTGGTTATCAGTATGGTCAATACCCCCAGCTCGTGGCAGATAAAGTAGCCGCAAAAGCCTACGACGAGCGGCTATTACAATACAGTGCGGCGGAGCTAGAAATTGCCAATGGCTGGATCAATCCCGATTGGGATATGGATTATGATTATGCCGGAGCGGTGTTACTGACAAAGCGTTATCTGCTGGATGATGAACTGCCCCAGGAAGCCTTTTTAACTTGTGCGCTCCTCCTGGCTCTCCCGGAAAAACCAGAAAATCGGCTCAAGTGGGCGAAAAAATTCTACGAGGCGATCGCCCAGCGGCAGATTTCCTTAGCAACGCCGATCCTCGCCAACCTGCGGATTCCCAATGGCTCCCTTTCTTCCTGCTTCATCATTGGCATGGAAGACAACCTCGAAAGTATTTTCCGCGAAATCACCAATGCCGCCCGGATCTCGAAAAATGGCGGCGGGGTCGGCTGTAATGTCAGTCGGATCCGCGCCACGGGGAGCCGCGTGATGGGCAAGGCCAATGCCTCCGGGGGCGTTATTCCTTGGATTAAACTCCTCAACGATACGGCGATCGCCGTTAATCAGGGGGGCCGCCGCGCCGGGGCGATTACTGTTTCCCTCGATGTGTGGCATTTAGATGTGCCAGAATTTCTCGAAATGCAGACCGAAAACGGGGATCAGCGGCGCAAAGCCTACGATGTCTTTCCCCAACTGGTAGTCACCGATGAGTTCATGCGGCGGGTACAACACAAAGAAGCGTGGACTTTGGTGGATCCCTACGAAGTTAAAGAAAATCTCGGCATTGATCTCGCGGCCCTCTGGGGCGAAAAATTCGACGCGGCCTACCGTCAAATCGAAGCAAGCCTAGACCAAGACATTAAGCTCTACAAAAAAGTCGATGCCCGGCACCTGTTTAAGGAAATTATGCGATCGCAGATCGAAACTGGGATGCCCTACATCGCCTTTAAAGACACCATCAACCGCGCTAACCCGAACCAACACGAGGGCTACATTCCTGGGGTCAACTTGTGCGTCGAATCTTTTTCCAATGTGGTGCCGGGTCAGCTCGCCCACACCTGCAATCTCGACTCTTTAAACTTGGCGAATATTGAAGCTGATGAATTAGCCGATGCCTGCGAAGTGGCGGTGCGCATCCTTGATAACACCATCGAAATTACCAACACTCCCTTTGAAGACAGCAGCATCCACAACCAGCGTTACCGCACCATTGGTGTGGGGGCGATGGGTTTGGCAGATTGGCTCGCGAAAAATAAGCTTTCCTATAAAAATATTGAGGCCATTGATCGCCTCTTTGAAGACATTGGCTACTACTGCACCCGCACCTCTGTAAACCTCGCCCAAGAACGGGGTGCTTACCCTGGGTTTCCGGGTAGTGAATGGAGTAAGGGACATCTGATTGGCGCGAAACCGATTACTTGGTATCGGGAAAATGCCCACGCAGTAGACCGCTGGGAACGCCTCAGTGAAGATGTACGAAAGTACGGGATCCGCAATAGCCACATTACGGCGATCGCCCCCAATACCTCCTCTTCCCTAGTGCAAGGTTGTAGCGCGAGTATTTTGCCGACCTACAGCAAATTTTTCTATGACAAATGGGCAAAAGGCACCGTTCCCATTGCCCCACCGTTTATCGGTAAATCTTTCTGGTTCTACCAAGAAAACAAAAGCATGGATCAGCGTCTTGTGGTCAAAGCCGTTGCGACGATGCAAAAGTGGATCGATACGGGCATCTCGATGGAATTGATTTTCAATCTCAACCAAGGCATTTATTTCCCGAACGAACCAGAACGGGCCTTAAAAGCAAAGGATATTTTTGAAATCTTGATGCTGGCTTGGGCTGAAGGTTGCAAGGCAATTTACTACATCCGCACCGTACAAAAAGATGATTTTAAAGAGGGATCAGAAGGGTGTGTTGCCTGCGCGAATTAA